In Trichoderma breve strain T069 chromosome 4, whole genome shotgun sequence, the following proteins share a genomic window:
- a CDS encoding CFEM domain-containing protein produces the protein MKASVIALLLSGLVAAQDFTGQPDCAIDCLKEAIPKAGCALTDTACQCQVDTQAKLVGLAAPCLISKCSPSDLAKAQSAAAAACKKDNSGSSSSSSTEASSHTSASESSSETTTAGSTTESTTEAGSTTDAGSTTTGPASTAATETTASETSGSSSSHATSAGHTSPTSPPGGVSNSTTSGVRSVVTRTSTAFVDGGSGGSQTSGAPASTTLAGSDASAPAAGILGAVLAALMAL, from the exons ATGAAGGCCTCCGTTatcgccctcctcctctccggCCTGGTTGCCGCCCAGGACTTCACCGGTCAGCCTGACTGCGCT ATTGACTGCCTCAAGGAAGCCATCCCCAAGGCCGGCTGTGCCCTCACAGACACCGCCTGCCAGTGTCAGGTCGACACCCAGGCCAAGCTCGTCGGCCTCGCTGCCCCCTGCCTCATCAGCAAGTGCAGCCCCAGCGACCTCGCAAAGGCTcaatctgctgctgccgctgcctgCAAGAAGGACAACagcggctcttcttcttcctcttcaactgAAGCCTCTTCTCACACTTCCGCCTCTGAGTCCTCAAGCGAGACCACTACCGCTGGCTCTACCACCGAGTCCACCACCGAGGCTGGCAGCACCACCGATGccggcagcaccaccacTGGCCCTGCTTCCACCGCTGCCACCGAGACCACCGCTTCAGAGACCTctggttcttcttcgtctcatGCCACTTCGGCCGGCCACACCAGCCCGACCTCTCCTCCCGGCGGCGTCTCCAACAGCACCACCTCCGGTGTTCGCTCTGTCGTCACCCGCACCTCTACTGCCTTTGTTGACGGCGGCTCCGGTGGCTCCCAGACTTCTGGCGCTCCTGCCTCCACCACCCTCGCCGGCAGCGATGCTTCTGCCCCTGCGGCTGGCATCCTCGGTGCCGTCCTGGCCGCTTTGATGGCTCTGTAA
- a CDS encoding thaumatin family domain-containing protein, translating into MDYEFSGATPATLAEFNLAGGVDNLQTFYDISLVDGYNIPMGINYIPAKNTTFIPPNLTNCACIATTGWVYSPAGNGTFYSNVTYPIPLESEETNERNGIYPYPDDNVERPAFAPCNSACAATGTDKDCCIGKYHDPHICKPSQYSKSVKAVCPDAYSFAYDDQQSTFIIPKGGGWEVVMCPEGRSTDILRKLGSEMFELASGSKLSPHTLKRLRNATYVMEERGSAGIVRPWALMLMICVAVACTWAIF; encoded by the exons ATGGACTATGAATTCAGC GGAGCTACTCCTGCAACACTGGCAGAATTCAACTTGGCCGGTGGAGTTGACAACTTGCAAACGTTTTACGACATTTCTCTCGTCGACGGATACAACATACCCATGGGGATCAATTACATCCCGGCCAAGAACACCACCTTCATTCCACCGAACCTCACAAACTGTGCATGCATTGCCACCACAGGCTGGGTGTACTCGCCAGCAGGCAATGGCACCTTTTACTCCAACGTGACATATCCGATTCCCCTAGAGTCGGAGGAGACGAACGAGA GAAACGGCATCTACCCCTATCCTGACGACAATGTTGAGCGGCCTGCCTTTGCCCCATGCAACAGCGCCTGCGCGGCCACTGGAACAGACAAGGACTGCTGCATCGGCAAGTATCATGATCCCCACATCTGCAAGCCGTCGCAGTATAGCAAGTCAGTCAAGGCGGTATGCCCAGACGCCTATAGCTTTGCCTACGATGATCAGCAATCGACCTTTATCATCCCCAAGGGCGGCGGCTGGGAAGTCGTCATGTGTCCCGAAGGCAGATCAACTGATATTCTCCGCAAGCTGGGCTCGGAGATGTTTGAGTTGGCGAGTGGTAGTAAATTATCGCCACACACTCTCAAGAGGCTCCGAAATGCAACTTATGTCATGGAAGAACGTGGGTCTGCGGGCATCGTGAGACCATGGGCACTCATGCTGATGATCTGCGTCGCTGTTGCTTGTACCTGGGCCATATTCTAA
- a CDS encoding calcineurin-like phosphoesterase domain-containing protein, protein MPIPPLSPPSSPFSATIKTRILIISDTHSSIPQTKEDNPINTEDELGTPRGKLYAPSGFRSPLPEADVVLHCGDLTKRGQPEEIRKTFSMLRKLSAPLKLVIAGNHDLILDKVFYEERYGGEDEEYDEVNQIIKEAEEDGVKYLTEGTYDLDLVNGSRLRIFASPNTPSYGYWAFQYEAGEHNFDIPADVDIAMTHGPPLGILDQTRGNNNAGCGNLFRSIHRAKPKIHCFGHIHEAWGAHLIRWKADADIPGVKEEDAQQQQTAGSQPIISPATAADWENSRLIYTLTPPPISIPTNDSVVGREDQNLLELSKDRGCYLDLTEGENMLKQGEETLFVNASIMSIRYRPSQMPWVIDIDLPRTTA, encoded by the coding sequence ATGCCGATTCCTCCCTTgtctcctccctcttcgcCCTTCTCGGCCACCATCAAAACTCGAATCCTCATTATATCAGACACGCACAGCTCCATTCCACAAACCAAAGAAGACAATCCCATCAACACCGAAGATGAGCTCGGAACACCCAGAGGCAAGCTCTACGCTCCCTCGGGCTTCAGATCCCCGCTCCCAGAGGCAGACGTCGTGCTTCACTGCGGCGATCTGACCAAGCGTGGACAGCCCGAAGAGATCCGCAAAACCTTCTCCATGCTGAGAAAACTATCCGCGCCTCTGAAACTCGTCATTGCAGGAAATCATGACTTGATACTTGACAAGGTGTTTTACGAGGAGCGCTATGgcggcgaagacgaggagtATGACGAGGTGAACCAGATTATCAAGGAAGCCGAGGAGGACGGCGTCAAATATCTCACCGAGGGGACGTATgacctcgacctcgtcaATGGCTCGCGGCTACGTATCTTTGCAAGCCCAAACACGCCCTCATACGGCTACTGGGCATTTCAGTACGAAGCAGGCGAGCATAACTTTGACATCCCGGCTGATGTCGATATCGCCATGACCCACGGCCCTCCCCTGGGCATCCTCGACCAAACGCGCGGGAACAACAACGCCGGCTGCGGAAACCTCTTCCGGTCCATACACCGCGCAAAGCCCAAAATCCACTGCTTTGGTCATATCCACGAAGCATGGGGCGCTCACCTCATCCGATGGAAGGCCGACGCCGACATTCCTGgagtcaaggaggaggacgctcaacagcagcaaaccGCCGGCTCACAACCAATCATCTCGCCCGCTACCGCTGCCGACTGGGAAAACTCGCGCCTCATTTATACCCTCACGCCACCCCCTATATCCATCCCCACAAACGACTCGGTGGTTGGTAGGGAGGATCAGAACCTCTTGGAGCTAAGCAAGGACCGAGGCTGCTACCTCGATCTCACAGAAGGGGAGAATATGCTCAAGCAGGGAGAGGAGACACTCTTTGTCAATGCTTCAATTATGAGCATCCGGTACCGTCCATCACAGATGCCCTGGGTGATAGACATCGACTTGCCGAGGACAACAGCGTAA
- a CDS encoding hsp70 protein domain-containing protein, whose amino-acid sequence MSSLNSRFKSLGLGKRKSTASIHSVQGVPPTSTGTPPPGQIPQQHQLQPQFPPQTLPQPHPQTPPPPGSSASPMNHQGPGARPPSYTAGSYPQPPQGAMGRTSPMAPGQNRTPPSQMTGGPPPINTGAPVGYPPNMNPLGQMPPGMPQGGPPPGAPGFGQPTGYPPGPPPAGGPIAQQFQQNNPAAEVEGASRSKAQLIVGIDFGTTFSGVAFAFATNNEAKEDIITEWPGAGSYTKQKIPTVLYYDQYQKVVGWGPDIADALAPTGYPKPGVQKVEWFKLQLMLSGNTYIDPINLPPLPPGKSEIDVAADYLFKLRQAMRSSLQKTLGEVFNREERNIRYYLTVPAIWNDAGKAATRAAAIQAGFLRDENDNRLTLVSEPEAAALFCSKTGLLNLKVHDAVLIVDCGGGTVDLIAYEVEDENPFTVAECTAGSGDSCGSTALNRNFSNILRTKIRKMKLPDGSKTAGRVYAKCIMDFENRIKADFRNNGQKWAVDVGIEAEFPEAGIEEGYMTFTNEEILQCFEPVVNRILELVRNQIIAIQAQNRTLQNILVVGGFGASEYLFQQIKLHVPPQFQSKVVRPMDSVAAIVKGAVTAGITERVITHRIARRHYLMATLQPFKEGYHPEAYRVPSLDGKDRCKFTRQIFVHKGQKVKNGEPYKVSFFRQVAPGATLMYEDVLYACDDDVCPEYTKDPRIKEVVTLTSDLSRKNLEKDFERMDTPQGTFYRVYFDIYLTLDGSEFSAELVCQGEVMGRCRARFR is encoded by the exons aTGAGTTCTCTGAACTCCCGCTTCAAGAGCCTTGGTCTCGGCAAACGCAAATCCACCGCCAGCATTCACAGCGTCCAGGGCGTCCCCCCCACCAGCACCGGTACCCCTCCTCCAGGCCAAATacctcaacagcatcagcttcaacctcAGTTCCCGCCGCAGACGCTCCCGCAGCCGCATCCCCAgacgccgcctcctccaggcTCGTCCGCCAGCCCAATGAACCACCAAGGCCCGGGCGCCCGCCCGCCCAGCTACACGGCTGGCAGCTATCCCCAACCGCCTCAGGGCGCCATGGGCCGCACCAGCCCCATGGCTCCAGGCCAGAACCGCACCCCGCCATCGCAGATGACTGGAGGCCCTCCGCCCATCAACACAGGCGCTCCCGTCGGCTACCCGCCCAACATGAATCCTTTGGGCCAGATGCCTCCTGGAATGCCTCAGGGCGGCCCTCCTCCAGGTGCTCCCGGTTTCGGCCAGCCCACCGGATACCCTCCTGGACCACCGCCCGCGGGAGGTCCCATCGCGCAGCAGTTTCAGCAAAACAACCCGGCGGCCGAGGTCGAGGGCGCGAGCAGAAGCAAGGCCCAGCTCATTGTTGGCATCGATTTT GGTACAACCTTCTCTGGTGTTGCATTTGCCTTTGCAACCAacaacgaggccaaggaagaCATCATTACAGAATGGCCGGGCGCCGGTTCATACACCAAGCAAAAG ATCCCCACCGTGCTCTACTACGACCAGTACCAAAAGGTGGTTGGCTGGGGTCCAGATATCGCCGATGCTCTGGCTCCCACTGGTTACCCCAAGCCGGGAGTGCAAAAGGTTGAGTGgttcaagctgcagctgatgctCAGCGGCAACACATATATTGACCCCATCAACCTGCCTCCTCTGCCCCCGGGAAAGTCCGAAATCGATGTCGCTGCCGACTACCTCTTCAAGCTCCGCCAAGCCATGCGGTCATCGCTGCAAAAGACTCTCGGAGAGGTGTTTAACAGAGAAGAGCGCAACATTCGATACTATCTCACCGTGCCGGCTATCTGGAACGACGCTGGCAAGGCTGCCACCCGAGCTGCCGCCATTCAAGCCGGCTTCCTTCGTGACGAAAACGATAACCGTCTGACTCTCGTTTCTGAACCGGAAGCCGCAGCTCTGTTCTGTTCCAAGACGGGTCTGCTCAACCTCAAGGTACACGACGCAGTCCTGATTGTTGATTGTGGTGGAGGTACTGTCGATTTGATTGCATACGAGGTCGAGGATGAGAATCCTTTCACAGTCGCTGAGTGTACCGCTGGATCGGGTGACTCCTGTGGCTCTACCGCTCTGAACCGCAACTTTAGCAACATTCTGCGGACCAAGATTCgaaagatgaagcttccGGATGGATCCAAGACAGCCGGCCGTGTCTACGCCAAGTGTATCATGGACTTTGAGAACCGAATCAAGGCCGATTTCCGAAACAACGGTCAGAAGTGGGCTGTTGACGTCGGTATCGAGGCTGAGTTCCCCGAGGCCGGCATTGAGGAAGGCTACATGACGTTTACCAACGAAGAGATTCTGCAGTGCTTTGAGCCTGTCGTCAACCGAATCTTGGAACTGGTGCGAAACCAGATCATTGCCATCCAGGCTCAAAACCGGACACTGCAAAACATCCTGGTTGTCGGTGGATTTGGTGCCTCCGAGTACCTGTTCCAGCAGATCAAGCTGCATGTCCCTCCTCAGTTCCAGTCCAAGGTTGTCCGACCCATGGACTCCGTGGCCGCCATTGTCAAGGGCGCAGTCACTGCCGGTATTACGGAGCGTGTCATCACTCACCGTATTGCTCGTCGCCACTATCTCATGGCCACGCTGCAGCCTTTCAAGGAGGGCTACCACCCCGAGGCCTACCGAGTGCCGTCTCTTGATGGAAAGGACCGATGCAAGTTCACCAGACAAATCTTTGTGCACAAGGGCCAGAAGGTCAAGAACGGCGAGCCCTACAAggtctccttcttcagacAGGTCGCTCCCGGGGCCACTCTCATGTACGAAGATGTTTTGTACGCCTGTGACGACGACGTCTGCCCCGAGTATACCAAGGATCCTC GCATTAAGGAAGTTGTTACTCTCACATCCGACCTGTCTCGCAAGAACCTCGAAAAGGACTTTGAGCGAATGGATACCCCCCAGGGTACCTTTTACAGAGTGTACTTTGACATTTACCTGACTTTGGACGGCTCAGAGTTCAGCGCAGAGCTCGTGTGCCAAGGTGAAGTTATGGGCCGCTGCCGAGCCCGATTCAGGTAA
- a CDS encoding ankyrin repeats (3 copies) domain-containing protein — protein MSGEEHEGASIEEQLIEACRRDNVELLTELLEDKSDPEISKLLNETTTVMGNYLYHEAASRGNYDIIDHLLDQPDFECDPINRLEGDTPLHSAVRWLNAEPPAQRPFGHHLIDMMLEAGSNPRIKNKGGLTALQLVDPRNQELRDLIQRHEYANQNAGDFVNVSAPPSAPPPGRPVGEAPGLPVNGAPESDDDDDAEFSGSDEEERAEWERRRKNKGKR, from the exons ATGAGTGGCGAGGAGCACGAG GGCGCCTCCATCGAGGAGCAGCTCATCGAGGCCTGCCGGCGCGACAACGTCGAGCTCCTGACCGAACTCCTCGAAGACAAGTCCGACCCCGAAATctccaagctgctcaacgaAACCACAACCGTCATGGGCAACTACCTCTACCACGAGGCTGCCTCCCGCGGTAACT ACGACATCATCGACCACCTCCTCGACCAGCCCGACTTCGAATGCGACCCCATCAACCGCCTCGAGGGCGACACCCCCCTGCACTCCGCCGTCCGCTGGCTCAACGCCGAACCCCCCGCCCAGCGCCCCTTCGGCCACCACCTCATCGACATGATGCTCGAGGCCGGCTCCAACCCGCGCATCAAGAATAAAGGCGGCCTCACCGCCCTCCAGCTCGTCGACCCCCGCAACCAAGAACTCCGCGACCTCATCCAGCGCCACGAGTACGCCAACCAAAACGCAGGCGACTTCGTCAACGTGAGTGCGCCCCCGAGCGCGCCCCCGCCGGGCAGGCCCGTGGGCGAGGCCCCGGGGCTCCCGGTCAATGGCGCTCCTGAaagcgatgacgacgacgacgccgagTTCAGCGGtagcgatgaggaggagagggccGAGTGGGAGCGCAGGAGAAAGAACAAGGGCAAGCGGTAG
- a CDS encoding transcription factor s-II (TFIIS) domain-containing protein encodes MLLFCPHCANILTVSLTLNRTNRLECRTCPYEHAITDPVFSRRVFERKEREDVFGGPGAWDNAQKSKAQCPNEGCTGEEAAFFQVQIRSADEPMTSFFKCMTCGHRWREN; translated from the exons ATGCTTCTCT TCTGCCCACACTGCGCAAACATCCTGACCGTCTCCCTGACGCTCAACCGCACAAACCGACTCGAGTGCCGCACATGCCCGTACGAGCACGCCATCACCGACCCAGTCTTCTCCCGCCGCGTCTTCGAGCgcaaggagagggaggacGTTTTTGGCGGTCCGGGAGCCTGGGACAATGCGCAAAAGTCAAAGGCGCAGTGCCCCAACGAGGGATGCACCGGCGAGGAGGCGGCCTTTTTCCAGGTGCAGATTCGAAGTGCCGATGAGCCCATGACGAGTTTCTTCAAGTGCATGACGTGCGGTCACCGATGGCGTGAGAACTGA
- a CDS encoding SOH1 domain-containing protein — protein MASEAPQDVSMSSTPAVPPAADQDQEPKYGGYSRFEIELEFVQSLANPYYLNHLASQKLLTQPAFIAYLDYLQYWSKPPYLKYLTYPGPTLRHLQLLQQERFRQDIMSPDLVQRLVEDEMKASVQWHREP, from the exons ATGGCTTCAGAGGCGCCTCAGGACGTCTCCATGAGCTCTACCCCAGCTGTTCCTCCTGCAgcagaccaagaccaagagccCAAGTACGGCGGCTATTCGCGCTTCGAAATCGAGCTCGAG TTTGTCCAGTCACTCGCCAATCCCTACTATCTCAACCACCTCGCGTCGCAGAAGCTCCTCACCCAGCCCGCCTTCATCGCCTACCTTGACTACCTCCAGTATTGGTCCAAGCCGCCATACCTGAAATATCTGACATACCCCGGGCCGACACTGCGTCAcctgcagcttctgcagcaggaGAGATTCAGGCAGGACATTATGAGCCCGGACTTGGTTCAGCGGCTGGTTGAGGACGAGATGAAGGCTTCGGTGCAGTGGCATCGCGAGCCTTGA